A genomic segment from Drosophila miranda strain MSH22 chromosome 3, D.miranda_PacBio2.1, whole genome shotgun sequence encodes:
- the LOC108159350 gene encoding protein germ cell-less has product MGQIMGSMQSNVAEVFSNRRKRKRSTDSALGQDEQTQLGTTLPKKKKLLTTTQYIYKALFKEEKNSDVAVMVLDKVWHLHKVYLSQSPYFYTMFNGTWKEAQQNFVQITIPDDRINVESLDAVFGSMYSDEIEIDPKDVIPVLATATLFHLDGIIDKCAEVMVDTINAETAIHYYEAACQYGVVGVKKSTFQWFQINLLSIYSKQPNLLRHISIDLMTALTASQDLYVMQTEFSLYTLLRTWMFLRLHPDHDPEDPVQRAEAQKTQDRLVNAGVDTHTPSVDVAQWTYFTSRMEERSFLATPAGQPFVPVFQKLRTQYLTNHYMDLKIIYNDNIIPKEWLYSHIHSHWDALLRIDHGQEDTSPQQLDEEQFFENCMRCGRLLTEPGYQKWRWTGFNFGMDLILIMDSRRLNIRRHHRHEHERVLSLQTKRKFMIRTTVTSINAQRQPVFTQTSEICSLSLEKNEEVPLMVLDPKLVHPLLISINMLVVMPPNQSFKEVVPHSEEATTTTSLSIPISEIGATCERPLTPASADDSAVYIGDSEGSTPTSPSPRRRISWHREIGVSTDADALFGDIAC; this is encoded by the exons ATGGGTCAGATCATGGGATCCATGCAGAGCAATGTGGCCGAGGTGTTTAGCAACCGCCGGAAGCGGAAGCGCAGCACGGACTCCGCCCTGGGCCAGGATGAGCAGACGCAGTTGGGTACCACTCTGCCCAAGAA GAAGAAACTGCTGACGACCACGCAATACATTTACAAGGCACTGTTCAAGGAGGAAAAGAACTCGGATGTGGCCGTGATGGTGCTGGACAAGGTGTGGCACCTGCACAAGGTTTACTTGAGTCAGAGCCCCTACTTCTACACGATGTTCAATGGGACGTGGAAGGAGGCGCAACAGAACTTTGTGCAGATCACCATTCCCGACGACCGCATCAACGTGGAGAGCCTGGATGCGGTTTTCGGCTCCATGTACTCGGACGAGATCGAGATAGATCCAAAGGATGTGATACCAGTGCTGGCCACGGCCACGCTGTTCCACCTGGACGGCATCATCGACAAGTGCGCCGAGGTGATGGTGGACACCATCAATGCGGAGACGGCCATCCACTACTACGAGGCGGCCTGCCAGTACGGAGTGGTGGGGGTGAAGAAGTCTACCTTCCAGTGGTTCCAGATCAACCTACTCAGCATTTACAGCAAGCAACCCAACCTGTTGCGGCACATCTCCATTGATCTGATGACCGCCCTGACTGCCAGCCAAGACCTGTATGTGATGCAGACAGAGTTTTCCCTGTATACGCTGCTGCGCACGTGGATGTTCCTGCGACTGCACCCCGACCACGATCCCGAAGACCCGGTGCAGCGGGCTGAGGCGCAGAAGACGCAGGATCGACTGGTCAACGCTGGCGTAGATACGCACACACCCAGCGTAGATGTTGCCCAGTGGACGTACTTCACCAGCCGTATGGAGGAACGCTCCTTTCTGGCCACGCCCGCGGGTCAGCCCTTTGTTCCAGTCTTCCAGAAGCTCCGCACCCAGTACCTCACAAACCACTACATGGACTTGAAGATCATCTATAACGACAACATAATACCAAAGGAGTGGCTTtacagccacatccacagtcACTGGGACGCCCTGCTAAGGATCGATCACGGCCAAGAGGACAC TAGTCCGCAGCAGTTGGACGAGGAACAGTTCTTCGAGAACTGTATGCGATGTGGCCGCCTCCTGACCGAGCCGGGGTACCAGAAGTGGCGCTGGACGGGCTTCAATTTCGGCATGGATCTCATACTCATCATGGACTCGCGTAGACTGAACATTAGGCGCCACCACCGGCACGAGCACGAGCGAGTCCTCAGCCTGCAGACCAAGCGCAAATTCATGATCCGCACCACTGTCACTTCGATTAATGCTCAACGCCAGCCAGTTTTCACACAAACCTCTGAGATCTGCTCGCTGAGTCTTGAGAAGAACGAGGAGGTGCCGCTGATGGTTCTCGACCCGAAACTAGTCCATCCGCTGCTTATATCTATTAACATGCTCGTCGTCATGCCCCCCAATCAGAGCTTCAAGGAGGTTGTGCCGCACAGCGAGGAGGCAACGACAACAACTTCGCTTTCCATACCCATTTCGGAGATTGGAGCCACTTGCGAGAGGCCGCTGACTCCGGCCAGTGCTGATGATTCGGCGGTCTACATTGGCGACTCGGAGGGGTCAACGCCCACGTCCCCGTCACCGCGACGAAGGATAAGTTGGCACCGAGAGATCGGTGTGTCCACCGACGCTGATGCACTGTTCGGCGACATAGCGTGCTGA